A segment of the Mycobacterium intracellulare ATCC 13950 genome:
TCCTTCGCCAGCATGGTGCACATCCCGGGCATCACGCCGCGGCTGTTGCGCACCGCGCGCCAGCGGCTCGCCGCGTTCATCACGCCGATCCCGATTCGCGTGCGCGACGGCACGCTCCTGTTGCTGCGCCCGGTGCTGCCCGGCGACAGCGAGCGCACCGTGCACGGACACATCTACTTCTCCGGCGACACGCTGTATCGGCGCTTCATGACCCCGCGTCTTCCCACGCCTGCGTTGATGCACTACCTGTCGGAGGTCGACTACGTCGACCACTTCGTGTGGGTGGTCACCGACGGCAGCGACCCGGTGGCCGACGCGCGCTTCGTGCGCGACGAAAACGACCCGACGGTCGCCGAGATCGCGTTCACCGTCGCCGACGCCTATCAGGGCCGGGGCATCGGCACCTATTTGATCAGCGCACTGTCCATCGCCGCCGATGTCGACGGCGTCGAAAGGTTCTCCGCGCGAATGCTTTCCGACAATGGGCCGATGCGCGCGATCATGGACCGCTACGGTGCGGTGTGGCAGCGTGAAGACATCGGCGTGATCACCACCGTGATCGACGTGCCGCACCCGCGTCACCTGCCGTTCGGCCCCGACGAGGCCGAGCAGATCAGGCGCGTGGCCCGGCAGGTGATCGAGGCGGTCGGCTGAGACCGGCGCTGGCGTGGGGGCGCCGCTATGGCGGCGTCCTGTGCTATCAACTCCTCATGCGGCCGTTCGGGATTGGCCCGGCGGTGACTGCCGCGCTCACGTTGGCCGTCGCCGGGTGCGCTCATCAACCCGCGCCCAAACCGCCGGCGGTTCCGGCGAAATCGCCGCCGAGCAACACCGCCGCCGTCAACCCCGCCAACATCAAACGGATCATTCGCGACATGCCGCCCGGTTACGAGGTGAGCACCGCAATCCCCAGCGCCGCCTCGCCGAGGGTGATCTGGGGCCTGGGCGATGACCCACACCCCAAGCCCGCCAAATGCGGGACGCTCGCCGACCCCGGGAACGGGCGCGACCAATCGGCGCAGGGCGTGTCGGGCTCGGGGAGCGGCGGCATCGTCAACGCGGTGGTGGTGGCTTTGCCGGGACCGGTGGATTTCCCGGAGGACCTGCTCACCGCGTGCGCCCACTGGTCGGAGACCGCCGGGAACACCGTGGCACACGTCCACCTCACCGATGCACCGCACGTCGACGGTGTCCAAACCATCGGCATGGTCGCCGACGTCAAGTCATCGGTCGAGTCGGGCACCGAAATAGATTCCCGCGTCTACACATTCACCGCGTATCTGGGCGACT
Coding sequences within it:
- a CDS encoding GNAT family N-acetyltransferase; translated protein: MDIFKGCPPEDLAPLAGRLQPLRAAAGEVLMRQGEQAVSFLLISSGTAEIKHVGDDGVVIVEHASPGMIVGEIALLRDIPRTATVSAAEPLTGWVGDTRSFASMVHIPGITPRLLRTARQRLAAFITPIPIRVRDGTLLLLRPVLPGDSERTVHGHIYFSGDTLYRRFMTPRLPTPALMHYLSEVDYVDHFVWVVTDGSDPVADARFVRDENDPTVAEIAFTVADAYQGRGIGTYLISALSIAADVDGVERFSARMLSDNGPMRAIMDRYGAVWQREDIGVITTVIDVPHPRHLPFGPDEAEQIRRVARQVIEAVG
- a CDS encoding DUF5642 family protein; this encodes MRPFGIGPAVTAALTLAVAGCAHQPAPKPPAVPAKSPPSNTAAVNPANIKRIIRDMPPGYEVSTAIPSAASPRVIWGLGDDPHPKPAKCGTLADPGNGRDQSAQGVSGSGSGGIVNAVVVALPGPVDFPEDLLTACAHWSETAGNTVAHVHLTDAPHVDGVQTIGMVADVKSSVESGTEIDSRVYTFTAYLGDFYAFTTLTTDPGSALPVLPPRFAADLLAKTVSTLRS